The following proteins are encoded in a genomic region of Methanomassiliicoccales archaeon:
- the hxlA gene encoding 3-hexulose-6-phosphate synthase, whose amino-acid sequence MKPVLQVALDLMHLKRAVEIGKEAVDGGADWIEAGTPLIKSEGVESIRALKKALPGHVIVADMKTMDVGGFEVEIAAKAGADVITVMGLSDDATVEESSAVAGRYGAKVMVDMMNVPDKVARAKEVERLGASYICIHMGIDQQMKGDSTPTELVRQVASSVSIPIAVAGGITSETAGKLARSGASIIIVGGGIIKTEDVKAAAVKIKKAIENGTVIPADFEKKYTQEELFQAFSKVSAPNVADAQHKRGVLRGILSRNPHGTRMVGRALTVQTVKGDWAKPVEAIDHASKGDVIVIDVGGADVAVWGELASWSAKVRGVAGVVIDGSARDIDGIVDMGFPCFSRSVAPDAGEPKGFGGIGHEITVGGQNVRTGDWIIGDDSGVVVVPQEHAVEVANRAVDVAEREDRVREEIKRGGTLSSIQELERWEQVR is encoded by the coding sequence ATGAAACCTGTCCTCCAGGTCGCTCTGGACCTTATGCACCTAAAGCGTGCGGTCGAGATCGGTAAAGAAGCGGTCGATGGCGGTGCCGACTGGATAGAGGCCGGAACACCGCTCATCAAGAGCGAGGGTGTCGAGTCCATCCGGGCGCTGAAGAAAGCATTGCCAGGTCATGTCATAGTCGCCGACATGAAGACCATGGATGTTGGAGGGTTTGAGGTGGAGATAGCTGCCAAAGCGGGCGCAGACGTCATCACCGTGATGGGCTTGAGCGACGACGCGACCGTGGAGGAATCTTCCGCGGTGGCAGGACGTTATGGGGCGAAGGTCATGGTGGACATGATGAATGTCCCCGACAAGGTTGCCAGGGCCAAAGAGGTCGAACGTCTTGGTGCTTCCTACATATGCATTCACATGGGCATCGACCAGCAGATGAAGGGAGACTCGACGCCTACAGAGTTGGTCCGCCAGGTCGCATCTTCCGTTTCGATTCCGATCGCCGTCGCGGGGGGCATAACATCGGAGACTGCCGGTAAACTGGCCCGGAGCGGCGCATCGATCATCATAGTCGGTGGCGGTATCATCAAGACTGAGGATGTGAAGGCAGCTGCGGTCAAGATCAAGAAGGCGATCGAGAACGGCACCGTCATTCCTGCCGATTTCGAAAAAAAATATACGCAGGAGGAATTATTCCAGGCCTTTTCCAAGGTTTCCGCCCCCAATGTCGCGGACGCCCAGCACAAAAGAGGGGTGCTTAGAGGCATCCTCTCCCGCAATCCGCACGGAACGAGGATGGTGGGTCGGGCTCTCACAGTGCAGACAGTGAAGGGGGATTGGGCAAAGCCTGTGGAGGCTATAGATCATGCTTCTAAGGGGGATGTCATAGTGATCGATGTCGGTGGCGCCGATGTAGCCGTCTGGGGTGAGCTGGCATCCTGGTCCGCTAAAGTGAGGGGGGTTGCGGGCGTGGTCATCGATGGATCGGCGCGGGATATCGACGGCATCGTGGACATGGGCTTCCCTTGCTTTTCCAGATCGGTGGCTCCCGACGCCGGCGAGCCTAAAGGTTTCGGAGGCATCGGCCATGAGATCACCGTGGGAGGACAGAACGTCCGCACTGGCGATTGGATCATAGGGGACGACAGCGGGGTCGTCGTGGTCCCGCAGGAGCATGCCGTTGAAGTGGCGAACCGGGCGGTCGACGTCGCCGAGAGGGAGGACCGCGTACGGGAAGAGATCAAACGGGGAGGCACGCTCTCCTCGATCCAGGAGCTGGAGAGATGGGAACAGGTCCGCTGA
- a CDS encoding zinc metalloprotease HtpX, whose amino-acid sequence MRKGVKMGAIGATLRTMLLFGVMIGLFMVIGWLVGTYFIGNPLLGLIVFIGLAALINAVSYFFSSKIVLWSYRAKIVTMNDSPRLYRTVKSIADRSGLPMPQIAIIPTTMPNAFATGRNPKNATVAATEGIMRLLDDDELQGVLAHEMAHVKDRDILVMSVAATIAGAISFAARWALYGSLFGGGNNRDNGGFLLMLGVAITAPIAAMMVQLAISRNREYKADFEGAKLIGRPLYLARALRKLEAGVKKDPIKFGNPASSSLWIVNPFSANGLVRIFSTHPPMDERIRRLEKQAHDMGQY is encoded by the coding sequence ATGCGAAAGGGTGTAAAGATGGGTGCAATTGGCGCTACTCTCAGGACGATGCTCCTGTTCGGGGTCATGATCGGTCTGTTCATGGTAATTGGATGGCTGGTCGGTACCTACTTCATTGGAAATCCGCTGCTGGGGCTGATCGTTTTCATTGGTTTAGCAGCACTGATCAATGCGGTATCTTACTTCTTCTCATCGAAGATCGTTCTCTGGTCATATCGGGCGAAGATAGTCACGATGAACGATTCTCCTCGCCTTTACCGCACGGTGAAAAGCATCGCAGACCGGTCTGGCCTGCCAATGCCGCAGATCGCCATCATCCCTACAACCATGCCGAACGCGTTCGCTACCGGGCGTAACCCGAAGAACGCGACCGTGGCCGCGACCGAGGGGATCATGAGGCTGCTGGACGATGACGAACTCCAGGGCGTGCTGGCGCACGAGATGGCACACGTGAAGGACCGGGACATACTGGTCATGAGCGTGGCCGCGACCATCGCCGGGGCGATATCGTTTGCCGCCAGATGGGCGCTTTACGGTTCGTTGTTCGGAGGGGGTAACAACCGGGACAACGGAGGATTCCTATTGATGCTCGGAGTGGCGATAACCGCGCCGATCGCAGCAATGATGGTCCAACTGGCGATCTCGCGTAACCGCGAATACAAGGCGGACTTTGAAGGGGCCAAGCTTATCGGAAGGCCTCTGTACCTGGCCCGAGCGTTGAGGAAATTGGAGGCGGGCGTAAAGAAGGATCCGATAAAGTTCGGTAACCCGGCCTCGTCCAGCCTTTGGATCGTGAACCCGTTCTCTGCGAACGGTCTGGTCCGGATATTCTCGACCCACCCGCCGATGGATGAGCGCATCAGGCGTCTGGAAAAGCAGGCCCACGACATGGGCCAGTATTAA
- a CDS encoding PHP domain-containing protein: protein MGTGPLINLHTHTVYSDGDFLPDDIVRRAYQGGLTHIAITDHFETVKVPSPLKAEHFERYMNNLDALKEMYKGKIKVLAGVEIDTNPTRCDLESLPVDLINRLDVVLFEYASDPMNGGCQLEGLEDFRKQLTRPICGLCHWDMDRIFPHRDPNELANTLNVMDLFVEISTSPFYTRDGLPYFQHAERFYRSFPGKVKVSIGTDTHRRIDEVVNLKVGQEFVRRIGLEKDVIIQ, encoded by the coding sequence ATGGGAACAGGTCCGCTGATCAATCTCCACACGCATACCGTCTATTCGGACGGTGATTTTCTGCCGGACGACATCGTCAGGAGGGCCTATCAGGGCGGCCTGACGCACATCGCCATAACCGACCATTTCGAGACCGTGAAGGTGCCGTCGCCGCTCAAGGCAGAACACTTCGAGCGTTATATGAACAATCTCGACGCGCTCAAGGAGATGTACAAAGGTAAGATCAAGGTCCTGGCCGGAGTGGAGATCGACACCAATCCAACGCGCTGCGATCTGGAATCGCTCCCGGTCGACCTGATCAACCGATTGGATGTCGTTCTATTCGAGTATGCGAGCGATCCGATGAACGGAGGCTGCCAGCTGGAAGGTCTGGAGGACTTCAGGAAACAGCTCACTAGACCGATCTGCGGGCTCTGCCATTGGGACATGGACCGGATATTCCCACACCGGGACCCGAACGAACTGGCCAACACCCTCAACGTGATGGACCTGTTCGTGGAGATAAGCACCTCCCCGTTCTATACGCGTGATGGCCTCCCCTATTTCCAGCATGCAGAACGCTTCTACCGCTCGTTCCCGGGAAAGGTCAAGGTCTCCATCGGCACTGACACACACAGACGGATAGACGAAGTGGTGAACCTCAAGGTGGGCCAGGAATTCGTCAGAAGGATAGGGCTGGAAAAGGATGTCATTATTCAATGA